One Brassica napus cultivar Da-Ae chromosome A1, Da-Ae, whole genome shotgun sequence genomic region harbors:
- the LOC106390833 gene encoding translationally-controlled tumor protein homolog — MLVYTDLLTGDELLSDSFPYKEIENGILWEVEGKWTTKGCVEVNIGANPSAEEGGEDEGVDDSVEKVVDIVDTFRLQEQPTYDKKGFIAYIKKYIKLLTPKLTPEQQEEFKKGIEGATKYLLPKLKDFQFFVGEGMHDDSTIVFAYYKEGATNPTFLYFGHGLKEVKC; from the exons ATGTTGGTGTACACTGATCTTCTCACCG GTGATGAGCTTCTCTCTGACTCTTTCCCGTACAAGGAGATTGAGAATGGTATTCTTTGGGAAGTTGAAGGAAAG TGGACTACTAAGGGATGTGTAGAGGTTAACATTGGTGCCAACCCATCTGCTGAGGAAGGTGGTGAGGACGAGGGTGTTGACGACTCTGTTGAAAAGGTTGTTGACATTGTCGACACTTTCAGGCTTCAGGAGCAGCCCACTTACGACAAGAAGGGGTTCATCGCCTATATCAAGAAGTACATCAAGCTTTTGACTCCCAAGCTCACCCCTGAACAGCAAGAAGAGTTTAAGAAGGGTATTGAGGGAGCTACCAAGTACTTGCTCCCCAAGCTCAAGGACTTCCAATT CTTTGTTGGGGAGGGGATGCACGATGACAGCACTATCGTCTTTGCTTACTACAAGGAAGGTGCTACGAACCCAACATTTTTGTACTTCGGACATGGTTTGAAGGAGGTCAAGTGCTGA
- the LOC106390848 gene encoding kinesin-like protein KIN-13A, protein MGGHMQQSNAAAATALYDAAGPANDAGDAVMARWLQSAGLQHLGSPVTSTGNNDQRHLPNLLMQGYGAQTAEEKQRLFNLMRNLNFNGESTSESYTPTYQASAAMPSSEGFFSPEFRGDFGAGLMDLHAMDDTELLSEHVITEPFEPSPFMPSVNKEFEEDFNLPANRQQRQQTDSEPLGSLPKSEKENTSVAKIKVVVRKRPLNKKEIARKEEDVVTVSDNSLTVHEPKLKVDLTAYVENHEFCFDAVLDEDVSNDEVYRATIEPIIPIIFQRTKATCFAYGQTGSGKTYTMKPLPIRAVEDLMRLLRQPVYSNQRFKLWLSYFEIYGGKLFDLLSERKKLCMREDGRQQVCIVGLQEYEVSDVQIVKDFIEKGNAERSTGSTGANEESSRSHAILQLVVKKHVEVKETRRKNNDAKELPGKVVGKISFIDLAGSERGADTTDNDRQTRIEGAEINKSLLALKECIRALDNDQLHIPFRGSKLTEVLRDSFVGNSRTVMISCISPSVGSCEHTLNTLRYADRVKSLSKSGNSKKDQTANSMPPVNKEALLASNDVEDIFEPPQEVNVQETGRRIEKESYATSSTDFRQPTSFREESGIPSISMDKGRSETNNNSFGGSASQRNHLSSYPQETSDREEKVKKVSPPRGKGLREEKPDRTQNLSKRDARSSDIPTLTSFRQNTSEAASRQYETDTSLDENIDALLEEEEALIAAHRKEIEDTMEIVREEMKLLAEVDQPGSMIENYVTQLSFVLSRKAAGLVSLQARLARFQHRLKEQEILSRKRVPPR, encoded by the exons ATGGGCGGCCATATGCAGCAGAGCAACGCTGCGGCCGCGACGGCGCTTTACGATGCGGCGGGACCCGCTAATGACGCTGGAGATGCTGTCATGGCACGGTGGCTACAATCCGCTGGATTGCAGCATCTCGGGTCTCCCGTTACTTCCACAGGCAATAATGATCAGCGTCATCTTCCTAACCTTCTCATGCAG GGTTATGGAGCGCAGACTGCTGAAGAGAAGCAAAGACTGTTCAATTTAATGAGAAATCTAAATTTTAACGGGGAGTCGACTTCCGAATCGTATACACCAACTTATCAGGCATCGGCAGCTATGCCTTCCTCGGAAGGATTTTTTTCACCCGAGTTCAGAGGTGATTTTGGAGCTGGATTAATGGATCTTCATGCAATGGATGATACAGAGCTGCTATCTGAG CATGTGATCACCGAACCCTTTGAGCCGTCACCTTTCATGCCTAGTGTGAATAAAGAATTTGAAGAAGATTTTAATTTGCCAGCTAATCGTCAACAACGGCAACAAACAGATTCTGAACCTTTGGGCTCATTGCCTAAGAGTGAAAAAGAAAATACCAGTGTAGCCAAGATTAAAGTAGTG GTAAGGAAAAGACCCctaaataagaaagaaatagCTAGAAAGGAGGAGGATGTCGTGACCGTGTCTGATAATTCTTTGACTGTCCATGAGCCCAAGCTGAAG GTGGATTTGACAGCTTATGTGGAAAATCATGAGTTCTGCTTTGATGCTGTTCTAGATGAGGATGTTTCAAATGATGAG GTGTACCGGGCCACGATTGAGCCGATAATTCCCATTATTTTCCAAAGAACAAAGGCTACATGTTTTGCATATGGTCAAACAG GTAGTGGTAAGACATACACAATGAAACCACTACCCATACGAGCTGTTGAAGATCTAATGAGGTTGTTGCGTCAACCAGTATATAGCAATCAGAGGTTTAAATTGTGGCTCAGCTATTTTGAGATATATGGTGGAAAGCTGTTTGATCTTCTCAGTGAGAGAAA GAAACTTTGCATGCGAGAAGATGGTAGACAACAAGTTTGCATTGTTGGCCTGCAAGAGTATGAAGTTTCAGATGTTCAAATTGTAAAGGACTTCATCGAGAAAGGAAATGCTGAAAGGAGCACTGGGTCTACTGGAGCAAATGAGGAATCTTCTAGATCACATGCTATCTTACAGCTTGTTGTAAAGAAGCATGTTGAGGTAAAAGAAACTAGACGCAAAAACAATGATGCCAAGGAATTGCCTGGGAAAGTTGTTGGGAAGATTTCTTTCATTGACCTTGCTGGCAGTGAAAGAGGTGCAGACACCACAGACAATGACCGCCAAACAAG GATTGAAGGAGCGGAAATCAATAAGAGTCTCTTGGCTCTTAAGGAATGTATACGTGCACTGGACAATGACCAACTACATATACCATTCCGTGGAAGCAAACTAACCGAAGTGCTCCGTGACTCGTTCGTTGGAAACTCAAGAACGGTGATGATATCATGCATCTCTCCGAGTGTAGGATCGTGTGAACATACCCTCAATACACTAAGATATGCTGATCG GGTCAAAAGTCTATCGAAAAGTGGGAACAGCAAGAAAGATCAAACTGCCAATTCAATGCCTCCGGTTAACAAGGAAGCTTTGCTGGCCTCAAACGATGTGGAAGATATCTTTGAGCCTCCACAGGAAGTGAATGTACAAGAAACAGGGAGGAGGATCGAGAAAGAAAGCTACGCTACTTCGAGTACTGACTTCAGACAACCTACAAGTTTTCGAGAGGAAAGTGGAATCCCATCAATCTCAATGGACAAAGGGAGATCAGAGACGAACAACAATTCTTTTGGTGGCTCCGCTAGTCAGAGGAATCACTTGTCTTCGTATCCCCAAGAGACTTCAGACCGTGAAGAGAAAGTTAAGAAAGTGTCACCACCTCGTGGGAAAGGGTTGCGGGAAGAAAAGCCAGACAGAACACAAAACTTGTCTAAAAGAGATGCCAGGTCATCGGATATACCTACCTTGACAAGCTTTAGACAGAACACAAGCGAAGCTGCTTCAAGGCAGTATGAAACTGATACTTCGCTTGATGAAAACATTGACGCACTGCTGGAG GAAGAAGAAGCTCTGATTGCAGCGCACAGAAAAGAAATAGAGGATACAATGGAGATTGTTCGCGAG GAAATGAAGCTTCTAGCGGAGGTGGACCAGCCAGGAAGCATGATAGAAAACTACGTAACGCAACTGAGCTTTGTCTTGTCCCGGAAAGCAGCGGGGCTTGTCAGTCTCCAAGCGAGGCTAGCTCGGTTCCAACACCGTCTCAAGGAACAAGAGATACTGAGCCGTAAGAGAGTTCCTCCTCGGTAG
- the LOC106390862 gene encoding pentatricopeptide repeat-containing protein At3g16610-like: protein MFLSLLDSCIRSQNLILGQIIHQHLLKRSLTLTSSTVLVKLTRLYASCNEVKLARHAFDEIPHPRTNPIPWDVMIRSYASNDYPEKALDLYYNMLSSGVRPTKYTYPFALKACAALRAIEDGKLIHTHAKGSGFSDDLYVCTALVDFYAKCGALDIAIQVLDEMPERDVVAWNALISGFSLCSGLADVIALFKDMRRRDGLSPNLSTIVGMFPALGRSGGALREGKSVHGYCIRMGFSDDVVFKTGILDVYSKSKCIVYARRVFDSGFLKNEVTWSAMIGGYIESEMMMEAGGLFLQMLDHGDVAVVTPVAVGLILMGCARFGDVNGGRCVHCYAVKAGFISDLTVGNTVISFYAKYGSLCDAFRQFSEIGVKDIVSYNSLISGCVENCRTEESLRLFHEMKCSGVRPDITTLLGVLTACSHLAALRHGFSCHGYCVVYGYAVNTTVCNALIDMYTKCGKLDVAKRVFDTMHKRDTVSWNTMMFGFGNHGLGNEALSLFDSMRDTGVNPDDVTFLALLSACSHSGLVDEGRQVFNSLTRGDFSFTPRIDHYNCMADLLARAGYLDEAYDLVNKMPFEPDVNVLGTLLSACMTYKSVELGDKVSKKMHSLGGTTGSFVLLSNTYSAVERWEEAEIIRTTQKKTGLHKTPGYSWVDV from the coding sequence ATGTTTCTAAGCCTTCTCGACTCATGTATCCGATCACAGAACCTAATCCTAGGCCAAATCATTCACCAGCACCTTCTCAAACGCTCCCTCACACTGACTTCCTCCACCGTGCTCGTCAAACTAACCCGCCTCTACGCATCATGCAACGAAGTGAAACTTGCACGCCACGCGTTCGACGAAATTCCTCACCCAAGAACCAATCCCATCCCCTGGGACGTGATGATCAGATCCTACGCATCGAACGATTACCCGGAAAAGGCTTTGGATTTGTATTACAATATGCTGAGCTCTGGCGTTAGACCCACGAAGTACACGTACCCTTTTGCCCTGAAGGCGTGTGCTGCTCTGCGAGCGATTGAAGATGGTAAGCTGATACATACCCATGCGAAAGGTAGTGGATTTAGTGATGATTTGTATGTGTGTACTGCCCTGGTCGATTTCTATGCTAAATGTGGAGCACTAGATATAGCAATCCAGGTGCTCGACGAAATGCCAGAGAGAGATGTTGTTGCTTGGAACGCTTTGATTTCTGGGTTTTCTTTGTGTTCCGGTTTAGCTGATGTTATTGCATTGTTTAAGGATATGCGTAGAAGAGATGGGCTGAGCCCTAATTTATCCACCATCGTTGGGATGTTTCCTGCGTTAGGAAGGTCTGGTGGTGCTTTGAGGGAAGGGAAGTCAGTTCATGGGTACTGCATAAGAATGGGGTTTAGTGATGATGTTGTTTTCAAGACGGGAATCTTGGATGTTTATTCGAAAAGCAAGTGCATTGTCTACGCGAGGAGAGTTTTTGATTCGGGCTTTTTAAAGAATGAGGTGACGTGGAGTGCTATGATTGGAGGCTACATAGAAAGTGAGATGATGATGGAAGCTGGGGGATTGTTCTTGCAGATGTTGGATCATGGAGATGTGGCAGTTGTGACGCCGGTGGCCGTTGGGCTTATTCTGATGGGTTGTGCGAGGTTTGGAGATGTGAATGGAGGGAGATGTGTGCATTGTTACGCGGTTAAAGCTGGCTTTATCTCAGACCTAACCGTTGGAAACACCGTAATTTCGTTTTACGCCAAGTATGGAAGCTTATGTGATGCTTTTAGGCAGTTTAGTGAGATTGGCGTGAAAGATATTGTTTCATATAACTCTCTCATCTCTGGCTGTGTGGAGAACTGTCGCACCGAAGAGAGTTTGCGTCTGTTTCATGAAATGAAATGTTCTGGAGTTCGTCCAGATATAACAACGTTGCTTGGTGTCTTGACCGCTTGCTCTCACTTGGCTGCTTTGAGACACGGTTTCAGCTGCCACGGGTATTGCGTTGTTTACGGCTATGCAGTTAATACAACCGTTTGTAACGCATTGATTGATATGTACACAAAGTGCGGTAAACTCGATGTCGCCAAGAGAGTTTTCGACACGATGCATAAGCGGGATACTGTTTCGTGGAACACAATGATGTTTGGCTTTGGAAACCATGGCCTTGGCAACGAAGCTCTTTCTCTGTTCGATAGTATGCGGGACACAGGTGTGAACCCAGACGATGTGACTTTTCTTGCTCTTCTCTCTGCTTGTAGCCATTCAGGACTTGTGGATGAAGGGAGACAAGTGTTCAACTCTCTGACTCGCGGAGATTTTAGCTTCACCCCAAGGATAGACCATTATAATTGCATGGCTGATCTCCTAGCTCGTGCCGGATACTTGGATGAAGCGTATGATCTTGTCAACAAGATGCCGTTTGAGCCAGACGTTAATGTGTTGGGTACACTTCTCTCTGCTTGTATGACGTACAAGAGTGTGGAGCTTGGGGATAAAGTGTCGAAAAAGATGCACAGTCTTGGAGGAACAACAGGAAGCTTTGTTCTTTTATCCAACACCTATTCAGCTGTTGAAAGATGGGAAGAGGCAGAGATTATTAGAACGACTCAGAAGAAAACAGGGCTGCACAAGACCCCGGGTTATAGCTGGGTTGATGTTTAA
- the LOC111213176 gene encoding auxin-responsive protein IAA26-like, giving the protein MEGCPRNRELCPKLLDLIPQARQWYHEENNNTDQEKKLELRLGPPGGYDEDRPATKKNTETRNNNIKKEAEDKSIFSPSKNHFSPSNRTNLPHISHKRTAPGPVVGWPPVRSFRKNLATTSSSKLVNESSHIGQINKNGDGVKQVEPKREGMFVKINMDSVPIGRKIDLNAYNSYEQLSFGVDKLFRGLLAAQRDTSGGEGEEKPIIGLLDGKGEFTLTYEDNEGDKMLVGDVSWQMFVSSVKRLRVIKSSEISSALRFGCSKQEKMRN; this is encoded by the exons atggaaGGTTGTCCAAGAAACAGAGAACTCTGTCCTAAACTCCTTGATTTGATTCCTCAAGCAAGACAATGGTACCATGAAGAAAACAACAACACAGATCAAGAAAAGAAACTTGAGCTAAGGCTTGGACCACCCGGTGGTTATGACGAAGATCGTCCAGCAACGAAGAAGAACACAGAGACAAGAAACAACAACATCAAGAAAGAAGCAGAAGACAAATCTATCTTCAGTCCCAGCAAAAACCATTTCTCTCCATCCAACAGAACTAATCTTCCTCACATCTCTCATAAAAG AACCGCTCCTGGTCCAGTGGTGGGTTGGCCTCCGGTTCGTTCATTCAGAAAAAATCTAGCGACTACAAGCTCTTCAAAGCTGGTAAACGAATCCTCCCACATAGGTCAAATCAATAAGAATGGTGATGGTGTGAAGCAAGTCGAACCTAAGAGGGAAGGCATGTTTGTAAAGATCAACATGGACAGTGTTCCAATTGGTAGAAAAATAGATCTCAATGCTTACAATAGCTACGAACAGCTCTCTTTTGGTGTAGACAAACTCTTCAGAGGTCTACTTGCAG CTCAAAGAGATACCTCTGGtggtgaaggagaagagaaaCCGATCATTGGTTTACTGGATGGTAAAGGAGAATTTACTTTAACTTATGAAGACAATGAAGGGGACAAGATGCTTGTTGGGGATGTTTCTTGGCA AATGTTCGTTTCATCTGTCAAGAGGCTGCGTGTGATTAAAAGCTCTGAGATTTCATCTGCTTTGAGAT TTGGATGCAGTAAGCAGGAGAAGATGAGGAACTAA